The genomic DNA CCATTTCCAGCATTGCCCAGCACCTGATCCATACCGATAAAATTTTAGGAATTTATCCCGCAGGTTCTGGCAACGGCTTTGCCAACGAGATGAATTTTGATAAAAAAGTGGATCACCTGATCAACAAAATCAAAAGAGCCCAAAGCAAAACCATAGATACCTTTAAAATCAACAATCACTTTTCTATCAATGTTTCGGGGCTCGGTTTTGATGGCGCTGTAGCCAAAGATTTTGAGAAAACCAGCCGAGGTTTTTTGAATTATATAAAAGTTTGCATCCGCACTTTTTTTAAGTATAAACCCATTAAAATCAGCTTTGATGATGCCGAACACCAACCTTATAACGGCGAATATCTGATGCTGAATGTCGCCAACACGCGGCAGTTTGGGAATAATGCGTATATTGCGCCCCAAGCCTCCGATGCTGATGGGCTGTTAGAAATAGCGCTGATTAAAAAATTTCCGCTGTGGTATTCAGGGATTTTTGCTGCTCGCTTATTTTCAAAATCATTGAAAGAAAACCGCTATGTTAAATATTGGTCGGTGCCAGCGCTTCGTTTCCATACCGATGGTCAAGATTGGCATTTAGATGGGGAATATACGCCAATAGCCTCGCCAGTAGAGGTACAAATTTTACCGCAGAGTTTAAAAATTTTAGTTTAATATTAGATCAAAAAATACTTTATTTTATGAGAAAATCAAAATTAGCCTTAGTGGCATTTTTTGCAACGGGAACATTGTTCTGGGCGCAAGATGGCTTAGTGAATAGCCTTAAAAACAACAAATCCGAAAATCCAGACTTCCAGTTTACCACCATTAAAGAAAATGGCGTTACTTCGGTAAAAGACCAAGGTTCATCAGGAACTTGCTGGAGCTATTCTGGGAATTCTTTTTTAGAATCAGAGATGATCAGAATGGGCAAAGAGCCTGTGGATTTAGCGGAAATCTTTACCGCGAGAAATTCTTACCACGACAAAGCGAAGCTCTATGTGTTGAATGATGGTGCCATTTCTTGGGGAGATGGTGGAGAGCTCCACGATGTGATTCATATGTATCAAAAATATGGCGCTGTGCCGCAGGAGGCTTATACAGGGCTGAAAGAGGGACAAACCAGAAACAACTTTGCCGAAATGCAAGCGGTCATTAAAGCGATGTTGGACACTTATACTAAAAATCCAGGTAAAAAATTATCCGCCAATTGGTTAGATAATATTGATGCGATGCTGGACAGTTATTTAGGAAAATACCCAACTTCTTTCACTTATAAAGGTAAAAAATACACGCCGAAATCTTTTGCTAAAGAGGTGGTGGGCATTGTACCAGAAGATTATGTGGAAATTTCTTCTTACCGAGATTATCCTTATTATGAGAGATTTGTGGTGCCTATTCCAGACAATTGGAGCCACGCTTCCAGCTGGAATGTTCCGATGGAAGATCTGACCACCATTATAGACCACGCGCTTAAAAATGGCTATACGGTGGGCTGGGCGACTGATGTTTCGGAGCCTTATTTCTCTTATGCTAATGGTGTGGCTTATGTTCCAGATTTAGATTTAGACCATATCAATGCGGCAACCAAAAAGGAACTTTTTAAAGGTCCGAAGCCTGATAAAAAAATCACGGAGGAGATGCGCCAGGAAGCGCTTAACAATCTGACCACTACGGATGACCATGGAATGCAAATCGTGGGGTTGGCGAAAGACCAAACAGGCAAAGAATACTATATGGTAAAGAACTCTTGGGGCGTAACCAACGATTTTGATGGTTATATCTATGTGACCAAACCATATGTATTATACAAATCTACAGCGATTTTACTCCACAAAGATGGAATTCCTAAAAATATCGTTAAGAAATTTAAAATCAATAATAATATTGGTTTATAATTCAATAGAATTAATGATAAAGCCTCCTTTTATGGGAGGCTTTTTTATTGAAAATATCCAACTTGAATGGAGATTTTATGGTGATCATTCATTATTTACCACCGAGCAAATTTCCTAAAATGCTCCCTAAACCACCGCTGTTTTTATCTTTAGACTGTCCACCCAAAACATTGCTGAGCAAATCGCCTAAGCCACCACCAGAAGAGGTATTTCCACCTAAAACGCTATCCAACAAATCGTTGAGGGAATGGCTGCCATCAGATGATTTTTGCCCTAAAATATTCCCTAACAAATCGGATAGACCACTGCTGGAGTTCACTTGGTTTTCTCTTTTTTGCTTTCCGATGTAGCCCATAATCACAGGGGCTAACATAGCTAAAATAGGACCTACTTTATCCAAAGAAATGCCTGTATTTTGAGAAATCTCGGTCTCCACTTCGTTCTTTTTATTCCCGAAGATATGGCTGAGAATACTGTTGCCTTCATCTTGTCTACTTTCCAGCTGAGAGGCATCGCTGAGGATGCTGCCATCGTGGTCTTTATCCAGCGCTTGGTTCAGGGCTTCCGCCTCTTGGGCGTTTTTAGATTTATTTCTTAAATAACTGATGATAACGGGTGTGGCAACCGCCAATAGCGCTATCATTTGGTTTCTACTAATGCCGAATTTGCTTTCCGCTTTTTCAGCCACTTGGGAGCCTGTGCTGCCCGTGATAAGGTCTAATAAACTCATAATATTAATATTTCAAATTTTAATCGCAGTGGTACTAACAATAATCATTCCGATATGAATGCCATCAGCACCAAATATTTACTTTTTAAAAATCGGTACTTGGCTACACGCCTCCCCAAACATCAAAGATTTAACGATGGGTTGCAGCTTTTCCACCAATTCCACATAAGCATTTTCAGGGATAAAGGTATCCGTGCAGCCCTTGACCAAAACGCGTTGGTTCTCCAGCGTGGAAAAATCATACGCTCCGAGGGCATCGTGCATCAGTAGACATTCTAAATCTTGCCTACTGCCGTACACGACTTTCTGCGCCACGCCTGTGAGTTGGGCGGTGAGTAAGAAATAAGCCCAAAGCGGCACAATAGCATCTGCCGAGTTATAAATGTGCACCCAAGCGCCTCGGTATTCCTCGAGATTGAGGTTTTTAACTTGCTCACGGAAGTCTTTTTCTTTCAAAATTAAGCCTTCATACAGGAAATCCTTTAAATCAATGCCAATGCGCTGACCTTGAGGAACAAGGGCGGACAAATCAAAATTGATCAAGCCACTTTCTGCCACTCTATTTCTAATTTCTAACGGTTCATTTTCCATAAAGTTTTCAAAATTATTTTTTATGGTTCGTTTTCCACCAAAATCTAAACCAAAATAATATCAGCTTTAATGTTGCATCATTCCTCTGCCAAATAGTACACGCTTCCGACTTTTAGACCGATTTTGAGGGATTGTATGCTTATTTTTTAATCCGAAGTTGGTAGAAAAAACTTTGATACTTTATCATCAACATCTAAAATCATGATTTTATCATCCTATTTTGGGCGCTCCATTATACTCAATATCATTTAATACACTTAAAGTTTTCAATTAAAAAGCTAATATCACTCTGAGGCGCATTTTTTGAAACAGGGTGTTAAGTCGTTTTTGATGTGGTATAGTTTATAATTTAATAATTCCCACAAATATAATCAAAATAACGCGACTTCATATTTTCATAACTGAAATTTTACCGCTAAGTTTGTACTTTAATTAAAGCACGGTATTATGAAATACTATCTCATTGCAGGAGAGGCCTCTGGCGATTTGCACGGCAGCAACCTTATGAAAGCCATCAAACAAAAAGATCCCAATGCAGAGTTTAGATTTTGGGGCGGCGATTTAATGGCGGCGCAGGGCGGCAGCATCGTTAAGCATTATAGAGATTTAGCCTTTATGGGCTTTGTAGAAGTGGTGCAGAACCTTGGCACTATTTTGAGAAATATCAAAACCGCCAAGCAAGACGTCAAAGCCTATGCTCCTGATGTTCTCGTTTTGATTGATTATCCAGGTTTCAACCTGCGGATTGCGCGCTATGCTAAAGCTTTGGGCATAAAAATCGTGTATTATATTTCGCCACAACTTTGGGCGTGGAAAGAGGGTAGGGTAAAGACCATCAAAAAATATGTAGATGAGATGCTTGTGATTCTCCCTTTTGAGAAAGATTTTTATAAAAAACACCATATAGAAGCACATTTCGTGGGACATCCTTTGTTAGATGCCCTTCAGAACCTCCCCGAGGTCAATCCTCAAGAATTTAAGAAAAAGGCAGGCTTAGACCACCGCAAAATCATTGCGCTGTTGCCAGGTTCCAGAGCGCAGGAGGTCAAAAAAATGTTGGAAGTTATGCGCTCTGTTATTCCGCACTTTCCAGATTATCAATTCGTTATTGCAGGAGCACCCAGCCTTTCGCCAGACTTCTATGCGCCTTATATAGATGCCGATGTCCACTTGGTTTCTAACCAAACTTATGATGTGCTCCGCTGTTCCGAGGCGGCATTGGTAACCTCTGGCACCGCCACTTTGGAAACCGCCTTGCTCAATATTCCAGAGGTGGTTTGTTACCGTGGCAGCAAAATTTCCTACCTGATTGCCAAGCGCTTGGTTAAGCACATCAAATATATCTCTTTGGTCAATCTTATTATGGATAAACCTGTGGTAACAGAACTGATTCAAGATGAATTGAATACCTCCAATTTAGTGCGAGAGCTACACAAAGTTTTACACGACAACCGCCAACAGATTTTAGCCGATTATGTCGAGCTTAAACACCGCCTCGGCGACCACGGCGCCAGCGAAAAAGCCGCACAAATCATTGTAGCCACCGCTGAAAAACACCAATTTCATCGCTCCAGAGACACCGCAGAATAACAAAAAATCCCTATCTTTGAACCAAGTTAATCAGACTATGCCAGATTTTTTACACCCCGATAAGGATCATTTTTCAAAAGAAGAGCTTCTTCAAGAAGAAAAAATTCGTCCGCAGAGTTTTCAGGATTTTGCAGGGCAGCGGCGTACTTTAGACAATTTAGAAGTCTTTGTGGCAGCCGCCAAAAATAGAGGTGCCGCGCTGGATCACACCTTGTTGCACGGTCCGCCAGGTTTGGGTAAAACCACCTTAGCCCACATCATCGCTAATGAATTAGGGGTCGGTTTTAAGGTAACCTCGGGACCTGTGTTGGACAAACCAGGGAGCTTGGCAGGCTTGCTCACCAACTTAGAGGAAAACGATGTTCTTTTCATTGATGAAATCCACCGACTGTCGCCTGTGGTGGAGGAATATCTTTATTCCGCAATGGAGGATTATAAAATAGACATTATGCTGGAAACGGGGCCCAATGCGCGCTCTGTGCAAATTGGACTCAATCCTTTTACCTTAGTGGGCGCCACCACCAGAAGCGGAATGCTCACCAAACCGATGCTCGCCAGATTTGGCATCCAGTCTCGGTTAGAATATTACACGGTAGAACTTTTAGGGATGATTGTAGAGCGCAGCGCCAGAGTTTTGGGCGTTCCCATTGAGGAAGATGCCGCGTTAGAAATCGCCCGCAGGAGCCGTGGTACGCCCAGAATTGCCAATGCATTACTCCGCCGAGTGAGGGACTTTGCCGAGATTAAAGGCAACGGCACCATCAATATGGCAATTGCGAAATTCGCCCTTAATTCCCTCAATGTAGACGAGTACGGCTTAGATGATATGGACAATAAAATTATGCGTGTGATGATTGAGAATTTTAAAGGCAGACCTGTGGGCATCTCTGCTTTAGCCACTTCCATTGGCGAGAATGCCGAAACGCTGGAAGAGGTCTATGAACCCTTTCTTATCCAAGAAGGTTTTATCATCAGAACGCCCCGTGGTAGGGAGGTTACAGAAAAAGCCTACCGCCACCTAAACCTCAGCCAACCCAAAAATTTAGGCGAGTTGTTTTAACAATGATAGAGCCCAATTTATCTTTTTTAAATGAACTTTAAAACCCCAAAATTATGAAACTATACCCTATACAATGTGGAAAATTTAAGTTAGATGGCGGCGCGATGTTTGGCGTAGTCCCTAAATCCATTTGGCAGAAAACCAACCCTGCTGATGAACGCAACCTCATTGAACTGGGGATGCGCTCCCTCCTCATCGAAGATGGCAAAAAACTCATCTTGGTAGATTGCGGTTTGGGCGATAAGCAGGACGAGAAATTCTTTGGTCACTATTCCCTTTGGGGCG from Riemerella columbina includes the following:
- a CDS encoding diacylglycerol/lipid kinase family protein yields the protein MQNVAFIINPFSAKGQYQHFLAQCQEKMPEAHYYISESLEGTRQFIAQHMADTDIFIAMGGDGTISSIAQHLIHTDKILGIYPAGSGNGFANEMNFDKKVDHLINKIKRAQSKTIDTFKINNHFSINVSGLGFDGAVAKDFEKTSRGFLNYIKVCIRTFFKYKPIKISFDDAEHQPYNGEYLMLNVANTRQFGNNAYIAPQASDADGLLEIALIKKFPLWYSGIFAARLFSKSLKENRYVKYWSVPALRFHTDGQDWHLDGEYTPIASPVEVQILPQSLKILV
- a CDS encoding aminopeptidase C — protein: MRKSKLALVAFFATGTLFWAQDGLVNSLKNNKSENPDFQFTTIKENGVTSVKDQGSSGTCWSYSGNSFLESEMIRMGKEPVDLAEIFTARNSYHDKAKLYVLNDGAISWGDGGELHDVIHMYQKYGAVPQEAYTGLKEGQTRNNFAEMQAVIKAMLDTYTKNPGKKLSANWLDNIDAMLDSYLGKYPTSFTYKGKKYTPKSFAKEVVGIVPEDYVEISSYRDYPYYERFVVPIPDNWSHASSWNVPMEDLTTIIDHALKNGYTVGWATDVSEPYFSYANGVAYVPDLDLDHINAATKKELFKGPKPDKKITEEMRQEALNNLTTTDDHGMQIVGLAKDQTGKEYYMVKNSWGVTNDFDGYIYVTKPYVLYKSTAILLHKDGIPKNIVKKFKINNNIGL
- a CDS encoding DUF937 domain-containing protein, which codes for MSLLDLITGSTGSQVAEKAESKFGISRNQMIALLAVATPVIISYLRNKSKNAQEAEALNQALDKDHDGSILSDASQLESRQDEGNSILSHIFGNKKNEVETEISQNTGISLDKVGPILAMLAPVIMGYIGKQKRENQVNSSSGLSDLLGNILGQKSSDGSHSLNDLLDSVLGGNTSSGGGLGDLLSNVLGGQSKDKNSGGLGSILGNLLGGK
- a CDS encoding DUF2480 family protein, yielding MENEPLEIRNRVAESGLINFDLSALVPQGQRIGIDLKDFLYEGLILKEKDFREQVKNLNLEEYRGAWVHIYNSADAIVPLWAYFLLTAQLTGVAQKVVYGSRQDLECLLMHDALGAYDFSTLENQRVLVKGCTDTFIPENAYVELVEKLQPIVKSLMFGEACSQVPIFKK
- the lpxB gene encoding lipid-A-disaccharide synthase — its product is MKYYLIAGEASGDLHGSNLMKAIKQKDPNAEFRFWGGDLMAAQGGSIVKHYRDLAFMGFVEVVQNLGTILRNIKTAKQDVKAYAPDVLVLIDYPGFNLRIARYAKALGIKIVYYISPQLWAWKEGRVKTIKKYVDEMLVILPFEKDFYKKHHIEAHFVGHPLLDALQNLPEVNPQEFKKKAGLDHRKIIALLPGSRAQEVKKMLEVMRSVIPHFPDYQFVIAGAPSLSPDFYAPYIDADVHLVSNQTYDVLRCSEAALVTSGTATLETALLNIPEVVCYRGSKISYLIAKRLVKHIKYISLVNLIMDKPVVTELIQDELNTSNLVRELHKVLHDNRQQILADYVELKHRLGDHGASEKAAQIIVATAEKHQFHRSRDTAE
- the ruvB gene encoding Holliday junction branch migration DNA helicase RuvB, whose translation is MPDFLHPDKDHFSKEELLQEEKIRPQSFQDFAGQRRTLDNLEVFVAAAKNRGAALDHTLLHGPPGLGKTTLAHIIANELGVGFKVTSGPVLDKPGSLAGLLTNLEENDVLFIDEIHRLSPVVEEYLYSAMEDYKIDIMLETGPNARSVQIGLNPFTLVGATTRSGMLTKPMLARFGIQSRLEYYTVELLGMIVERSARVLGVPIEEDAALEIARRSRGTPRIANALLRRVRDFAEIKGNGTINMAIAKFALNSLNVDEYGLDDMDNKIMRVMIENFKGRPVGISALATSIGENAETLEEVYEPFLIQEGFIIRTPRGREVTEKAYRHLNLSQPKNLGELF